From a single Ascaphus truei isolate aAscTru1 chromosome 2, aAscTru1.hap1, whole genome shotgun sequence genomic region:
- the LOC142488770 gene encoding sperm microtubule associated protein 1-like: MATSILSQRKAKSCLLSRFAPTPSVAELQAMEKRFVLDCVAVESISADYSHSLPKLGSIIPPYNSQRDSHVDAYFLTKPVPPLLKKTGQSRGGTSTYGELADRFQFKGAAALYLITRNNCGAGHSADYTRGHGVFLSSIKPVYGYNGNYGYRRNTPSLRRMPSPFGIVTHSTIY; the protein is encoded by the exons ATGGCAACTTCAATTCTGTCTCAAAGGAAAGCGAAATCATGTCTGCTGAGTCGCTTTGCACCAACTCCTTCCGTGGCCGAACTCCAGGCTATGGAAAAAAGATTTGTATTAGATTGTGTGGCAGTGGAAAGCATTTCTGCAGACTATAGCCATTCCTTACCAAAACTTGGCTCCATAATTCCACCCTACAATTCTCAGAGGGATTCCCATGTTGATGCTTATTTCCTAACTAAACCCGTTCCGCCTTTGCTAAAGAAGACAGGACAG TCACGTGGGGGGACATCAACATACGGTGAGCTGGCTGATCGGTTTCAGTTCAAGGGAGCTGCTGCTCTTTATCTGATAACCAGGAATAACTGCGGTGCAG GTCATTCTGCAGATTATACCAGAGGCCATGGCGTGTTCCTTTCTTCAATTAAACCTGTATATGGATATAATGGAAACTATGGATACAGAAGAAATACCCCCTCACTGCGGAGGATGCCTTCCCCATTTGGCATTGTTACCCATTCAACAATTTACTAA